The genome window TGGGTGGTGACATCAATATCCTGCAACGACTTGTTTGCAATGACTGTGGTACCCAGCTGGCTGGCACGTGTGTCACGTAGTGAGATGCGCGCCGTTTGTCCTGCGTTCGCTCCAATCTGGAACACCAGACTTTGCGCCGAGACCACCGCTACCCGCGCGTTGCTAATCGCCGTGCTGTTGCCTGCCTCCGTCAACAACAACGTGTTGCCGTAGGCGTCCTTCACCTTTAAGCCACTGTCGCCAGAAGCACGACCTCCCGTGAACAACGCCGAGGTCACTCCCGCTGAAGTGGTCACCGAAACCGTCACCACCGCATCGGTGCCCGTGCTCGAACTGGAAGTGCCCGACGCAAACAACAGTGTCGCACTCTGGTTCGCCTGCACACTGAAGTTCGCTCCATAGTTCACCTGCGTCAACACCACCACACCACTGCCGTTGCCGGAACTGAACATCGCGCTCACACCGGTCACGCTGGTCAGTGCGTTGATGCGGTCAATCAAGGTCTGCACGGTGTCATTGCCGGAGACGGTGATGGACTGTCCGTTGATGACCACCGTGCCTCCTGCGCCGTTGGTTCCGCCGCCGACGGTGGAGATAGAGGAATTGACGCTGACATAGGTGGCAGTGCCCAGCACCTGAGCGCGGGTGGCAGCAGTGTTGACGGTGATGGTGACGTCGCCACTTTGCACGATAACACCGTTGAAAGTGCTTCCCATAAAGATACCCGCCAGTCGGGCGGTGTCGGTGACCTGGGCGGAGATGCCTGCGGTTCCGTCCAGCAGTTTCTTGGTACCGAACTGGGTTTGTTCAGCGATGCGGTTGAGACTTTCCAGAGCGGAACGGATTTGGGTCTGGTCTGCCTGAACGGCGGTGAGGTCGTTGACACCTGTGTTCGCCGCGTGCACCGCGAGTTGTCGCATAGTGCGCAGCAGGTTATGGATTTCATCCAGAGCGCCTTCCGCAGTCTTGACGAGGTTGGCTGCGTCCTGGGCATTGGACGTTGCCTGCGCCAGACCCACCATCTGCGCGCGCAGGTTCTCGGAAATGATCAGCCCTGCAGGGTCGTCCGCCCCTCGGTTGATACGCAAACCAGAGGATAGTCGCTCGATGGAACGCGCAAAGTTGTCGGAAACATTGGTCAGGTTCCGCAGCGCGTTCATCGCGGCAGTGTTGGTGTTAATCCGTAGACTCATCGGCTATCGCTCCTCCTTGAACGGTACTGTAGGCGTCCTGCCTTTTCGCTCAAATCTTTCAGCCCGTAAGATTACCGGCTTGTCACCACTGATTATCGGTAAACTTGCCGGGTTCTTTAGGGGGTTAGGGGAAAACAGAGGGCAAAAAACTTCAGAAAGCGAATGAGCCTTGACCTGAAGATGAAGATGGACGGAGCACGCCCCTCCATAACCCCACCAACCTCCCCGCACACGGGGAGGGGCTATAGAGCGACGCCCCAAAAGGTCTGCAAGAACTGTCGGCAGGAGATTTGTCCCAGCAAAGGGAATAAGCATACCGACTATCAACATGCAAGGGAGCCTGCGATGCATCCTTCATCCAGACGAACCGTGTACTACACCTTCGGCAACCACAAGCACTGGGTAGACATGGTATGGAACTGGGGGGAGTTTGTACTTCCCGCCAGCACCAGAGACATGTTGCGTCTCATGGAGGAGACTGGTGCGAAGGGCAACGTCAACTACGACGTGGTGGGCTATGAGCAGCTGGCTATCACCGACCCCGAAGCGTTTGA of Armatimonadota bacterium contains these proteins:
- the fliC gene encoding flagellin produces the protein MSLRINTNTAAMNALRNLTNVSDNFARSIERLSSGLRINRGADDPAGLIISENLRAQMVGLAQATSNAQDAANLVKTAEGALDEIHNLLRTMRQLAVHAANTGVNDLTAVQADQTQIRSALESLNRIAEQTQFGTKKLLDGTAGISAQVTDTARLAGIFMGSTFNGVIVQSGDVTITVNTAATRAQVLGTATYVSVNSSISTVGGGTNGAGGTVVINGQSITVSGNDTVQTLIDRINALTSVTGVSAMFSSGNGSGVVVLTQVNYGANFSVQANQSATLLFASGTSSSSTGTDAVVTVSVTTSAGVTSALFTGGRASGDSGLKVKDAYGNTLLLTEAGNSTAISNARVAVVSAQSLVFQIGANAGQTARISLRDTRASQLGTTVIANKSLQDIDVTTQQGAQDAIRIIDEAISQISQVRGNIGAFQKQVLESTMRSLNVARENLAASESAIRDTNVAEEVMNYTKLQILQQAGMAVLAQANAAPQSVLSLLR